A window of the Parabacteroides merdae ATCC 43184 genome harbors these coding sequences:
- a CDS encoding site-specific integrase, whose protein sequence is MEKVIYNLVFNRKKRLNAEGKALIQVEAYLNRQKKYFSTKIYVKPTQWDSKRKAVRNHPNMDELNQYIEDYITYLERIELDMVQSGRPFSLKYLRERGDFESVSSSFVSFMKNEINHSNLRLSTLKNHLSTLQVLCQYQPQVSFDDLTFNFLCGFEHFLLEQKYHRNTIAKHMKHLKRYVNLAINKDLFELQKYPFRKYKIKYMESKRGHLTPEELGRLENIAPKLQRTLRRTLDMFLFSCYTGLRFSDIVNIRPDNFHLIDDKLWLVYSSVKTDVNVRLPLFLLFDGKALAVYERYCKRYSRTLFGVSVSANSNVNKQLKRICRLAEIDKRLSFHMARHTNATLLLYNGANITTVQKLLGHKSVRTTEIYSDIMDMTVIRDLENITLK, encoded by the coding sequence ATGGAAAAAGTTATTTACAATCTGGTGTTCAATCGGAAAAAGCGGTTGAATGCAGAAGGAAAGGCTTTGATTCAGGTAGAGGCTTACCTGAATAGGCAAAAGAAGTATTTCTCAACGAAAATCTATGTTAAGCCCACACAATGGGATAGCAAGAGAAAAGCTGTGAGGAACCATCCCAATATGGATGAACTCAATCAGTACATTGAGGATTATATTACTTATTTGGAACGGATCGAATTAGATATGGTCCAAAGCGGACGTCCGTTTTCTTTGAAGTATTTGAGGGAAAGGGGAGATTTTGAGTCTGTCTCTTCCTCTTTTGTCTCTTTTATGAAAAATGAGATCAATCATAGCAACTTAAGACTTTCCACATTGAAGAACCATTTATCCACTTTGCAGGTTTTGTGCCAGTATCAGCCACAAGTCTCTTTTGATGATCTTACCTTTAATTTCCTTTGTGGTTTTGAACATTTTCTTCTTGAGCAAAAGTACCACCGGAATACGATTGCCAAGCATATGAAGCATCTGAAAAGATATGTCAACCTGGCGATTAATAAGGATTTGTTTGAATTGCAGAAATATCCTTTTCGTAAGTATAAGATTAAATATATGGAGAGCAAGCGTGGCCATCTGACACCTGAGGAATTGGGAAGGTTGGAGAATATCGCTCCTAAATTGCAACGAACGCTCAGACGGACGCTCGATATGTTCCTTTTCAGCTGCTATACCGGGCTGCGCTTTTCCGATATTGTCAATATACGACCGGATAATTTTCATCTGATCGATGATAAGTTATGGCTGGTCTATTCATCGGTCAAGACGGATGTGAACGTCCGGCTTCCTTTGTTTCTGCTATTCGACGGAAAAGCTCTTGCTGTTTATGAACGCTATTGCAAGCGTTATTCAAGAACGTTGTTTGGAGTTTCTGTTTCGGCAAACTCGAATGTGAATAAACAGTTGAAAAGGATTTGCCGGCTGGCGGAAATAGATAAAAGGTTGTCTTTCCACATGGCACGCCATACCAACGCTACCTTATTATTATATAATGGAGCGAATATCACGACAGTCCAGAAGTTGCTGGGGCATAAAAGTGTACGGACAACGGAAATCTACAGTGATATTATGGATATGACTGTTATACGTGATCTGGAAAATATCACATTGAAATAA
- a CDS encoding IS1182 family transposase: MAKIHFRPYNPNQTVLFPQRIDEDIADNDPVRMVDALVEGLNLESFRKLYKECGRSPYHPKMMLKVILYAYMNNVYSCRKIEKLLHRDIHYIWLAGYEKPDFITINRFRNRVKKEINEVFTQTVLLLSSKGFISLNVEYIDGTKIESKANKYTFVWRKTVERNRERLMKKIHVLLGQIDDVIAQEKYSESNEEVEFTPAMLTEMAGELRHVLEQVPEPSTKEEKTELKKRRKQLKELEEHRDKLQEYDSHLDTLQERNSYSKTDKDATFMRMKEDAMRNGQTKPGYNLQIGTENQFITDFALFPNPTDTLTMIPFLQSFSNRYDRMAHTVVADSGYGSEENYRFMSENGMEAYVKYNYFHMEQRPRFQPDPFKAENFYYNEEHDFCICPMGQRMRRIGTRHVKTASGYVSENARYRAVRCEGCPLRCRCFKAKGNRTIELNHRLRKYRQKAKEQLCSEEGLKHRGQRCIEPEAVFGQMKNNMNYKRFRHFGKDKVFMDFAFFAIAFNIKKICAKMAKEGMDWLIRLFYELTVAIFRCCEHINQRNPQNIAA, encoded by the coding sequence ATGGCAAAGATACATTTTCGTCCTTACAATCCCAACCAAACAGTGCTTTTTCCTCAAAGAATAGATGAGGATATTGCAGATAACGATCCGGTGCGCATGGTTGACGCCCTGGTTGAGGGCCTGAATCTTGAAAGTTTCAGGAAGCTATATAAGGAATGCGGCCGCAGCCCTTACCATCCCAAGATGATGCTCAAGGTCATTCTGTATGCCTACATGAACAACGTCTACTCCTGCCGGAAAATCGAAAAGCTCCTTCATCGTGACATTCATTATATCTGGCTTGCCGGATATGAGAAACCGGATTTCATTACCATCAACCGTTTCCGCAATCGGGTGAAGAAGGAAATCAACGAGGTGTTTACCCAAACCGTACTCCTTCTCTCTTCCAAAGGCTTCATCAGCCTGAACGTGGAATACATTGACGGGACAAAGATTGAATCCAAAGCTAACAAGTATACTTTCGTTTGGCGAAAAACGGTTGAGCGGAACCGAGAGCGCCTGATGAAGAAGATACATGTCCTGCTAGGGCAGATAGACGATGTCATCGCCCAAGAAAAGTATTCGGAAAGTAATGAGGAGGTTGAGTTCACTCCGGCCATGCTGACCGAAATGGCGGGAGAATTACGTCATGTGCTGGAACAGGTTCCCGAGCCTTCCACCAAGGAGGAAAAGACTGAGCTGAAAAAGAGACGCAAACAGCTGAAGGAGCTGGAAGAACATAGGGACAAACTCCAGGAATACGACAGTCATCTGGACACGCTGCAAGAGAGGAATTCCTATTCCAAGACGGACAAGGACGCAACTTTCATGAGAATGAAGGAGGATGCCATGCGTAACGGGCAGACGAAGCCCGGTTACAACCTTCAGATCGGCACCGAGAACCAGTTCATCACCGATTTTGCACTCTTCCCGAACCCTACGGATACACTGACCATGATCCCTTTCCTGCAATCTTTTTCAAACAGGTATGACCGGATGGCTCATACGGTGGTTGCCGATTCCGGCTATGGTTCTGAGGAGAATTACCGCTTCATGTCAGAGAACGGCATGGAAGCTTACGTCAAATATAACTATTTCCACATGGAGCAGCGGCCGAGATTCCAACCGGATCCGTTCAAGGCAGAAAACTTCTACTACAATGAAGAACATGACTTTTGCATCTGCCCTATGGGACAAAGGATGCGGAGGATAGGTACTAGACATGTGAAAACCGCATCCGGATATGTCAGCGAAAATGCCAGGTACAGAGCCGTCAGATGTGAAGGCTGTCCGCTAAGATGCCGTTGTTTTAAAGCAAAAGGAAACAGGACGATAGAACTGAATCACAGGCTCAGAAAATACAGGCAAAAAGCCAAAGAGCAGCTCTGCTCCGAGGAAGGGCTGAAACACAGAGGACAGAGATGCATAGAACCGGAAGCCGTGTTCGGACAAATGAAAAACAATATGAATTACAAACGTTTCCGCCATTTTGGAAAGGACAAGGTCTTCATGGATTTTGCCTTCTTTGCCATTGCCTTCAATATAAAAAAGATATGTGCAAAAATGGCTAAAGAAGGTATGGATTGGTTGATTAGACTGTTTTATGAGCTTACAGTAGCTATATTTAGATGCTGCGAACACATAAATCAAAGAAATCCTCAAAATATCGCAGCTTAA
- a CDS encoding replication-associated recombination protein A — MMSQPLAERLRPKTLDDYIGQKHLVGPGAVLRKMIDAGRVPSFILWGPPGVGKTTLAQIISNKLEAPFYTLSAISSGVKDVREVIEKAKGNRFFNTVSPILFIDEIHRFSKSQQDSLLNAVETGVVTLIGATTENPSFEVIRPLLSRCQVYVLKSLEKADLLTLLNKAVTEDIILKDMNIVLAETDAMLRYSGGDARKLLNILELVVAAEEGNEKIEITDEKVVERLQENPAAYDKGGEMHYDIISAFIKSIRGSDPDAAVYWLARMVAGGEDPEFIARRLVISASEDIGLANPNALLLANACFDALKKIGWPEGRIILAETTVYLACSPKSNSAYMAINDALELVNRTGNLPVPLHLRNAPTKLMAELNYGKDYKYAHDYENHFVKQEFLPKEILNERLWKGQENPSEHKLIEQMRRLWGDRYQN, encoded by the coding sequence ATGATGAGTCAACCGTTAGCAGAGAGATTACGTCCGAAAACGTTGGACGATTATATCGGGCAGAAACACCTGGTTGGTCCGGGGGCTGTCCTTAGAAAGATGATTGATGCGGGTCGTGTCCCCTCTTTTATATTGTGGGGACCTCCGGGAGTAGGAAAGACTACGCTGGCGCAGATTATTTCGAATAAGCTGGAAGCTCCGTTCTACACATTGAGCGCAATCAGTTCAGGAGTGAAAGATGTGCGGGAAGTGATAGAAAAGGCAAAAGGCAATCGCTTTTTCAATACCGTTTCACCGATCCTGTTTATTGACGAAATACATCGCTTTAGCAAGTCGCAGCAGGATTCCCTGCTCAATGCTGTAGAGACAGGTGTGGTAACCTTGATCGGAGCCACGACAGAGAATCCCTCGTTCGAGGTCATCCGTCCGTTGCTTTCCCGCTGCCAGGTATATGTTTTGAAATCATTGGAGAAAGCTGATCTGTTGACCTTGTTGAATAAGGCGGTTACCGAAGATATCATATTGAAGGATATGAATATCGTGTTGGCCGAGACGGACGCCATGTTGCGTTATTCCGGTGGCGATGCACGGAAACTGCTGAATATCCTGGAGCTTGTCGTTGCTGCGGAAGAAGGAAATGAAAAGATTGAAATAACAGATGAAAAGGTGGTGGAGCGCTTGCAGGAAAATCCGGCAGCGTACGATAAAGGAGGGGAGATGCATTATGACATCATATCCGCTTTTATCAAATCCATTCGCGGAAGTGATCCGGATGCCGCTGTCTATTGGCTGGCTCGTATGGTTGCCGGTGGCGAAGATCCGGAATTTATAGCCCGCCGTCTGGTTATTTCAGCATCGGAAGATATCGGATTAGCGAATCCGAATGCTCTGTTGTTGGCAAATGCCTGTTTTGATGCCTTGAAGAAAATCGGCTGGCCTGAAGGACGGATCATTTTGGCGGAAACGACCGTTTATCTGGCATGCAGTCCTAAAAGCAATTCGGCTTATATGGCGATTAATGATGCGTTAGAGTTGGTGAACCGTACAGGAAACTTGCCTGTTCCCCTTCATTTGCGAAATGCACCGACAAAATTGATGGCGGAGCTGAATTACGGAAAAGATTACAAATATGCGCACGATTATGAAAATCATTTTGTCAAGCAAGAGTTCCTTCCAAAGGAGATTTTAAACGAACGGCTGTGGAAAGGACAGGAAAATCCGTCCGAACACAAACTAATTGAACAGATGAGGCGTTTGTGGGGAGATAGATATCAGAATTGA
- the serC gene encoding 3-phosphoserine/phosphohydroxythreonine transaminase, with product MKKHNFYAGPSILSEYTIKNTAAAVENFAGMGLSLLEISHRSKEFVAVNDEARALIKELLDIPAGYEVVFLGGGASMQFCMVPYNLLNKKASYLDTGTWSSKAIKEAKLFGEVEVVASSKDKNYTYIPKDYTIADDADYFHITTNNTIYGTETRKDPDVKQRLVADMSSDIFSRPIDVSKYDIIYAGAQKNLAPAGVTLAIVRVDALGHVERPIPTMLNYKTHVDKDSMFNTPPVLPIYAALQTLKWYKEQGGVAAMEKKDMENAAILYDEIDRNKLFRGTVAAEDRSIMNVCFVMNDEYKELEDEFSKFAAAAGMVGIKGHRSVGGFRASLYNAMPKSSVEALVACMKDFEKQH from the coding sequence ATGAAGAAGCACAATTTTTATGCAGGTCCCTCTATCTTGAGCGAGTATACAATTAAAAATACGGCCGCTGCAGTAGAGAATTTTGCGGGTATGGGTTTATCTCTTCTTGAAATCTCCCACAGAAGTAAAGAATTCGTTGCCGTGAACGATGAGGCGCGTGCGCTGATCAAAGAATTGCTGGATATTCCTGCTGGCTATGAGGTTGTTTTCCTGGGTGGAGGTGCAAGCATGCAGTTTTGTATGGTTCCTTACAACCTGTTGAATAAGAAAGCTTCTTATTTAGATACCGGTACATGGTCGTCCAAAGCCATCAAGGAAGCTAAGCTCTTCGGGGAAGTCGAGGTTGTGGCATCTTCTAAAGATAAAAACTATACATATATTCCGAAAGATTATACGATTGCCGACGATGCGGATTATTTCCATATTACGACCAATAATACGATTTACGGAACGGAAACTCGCAAAGATCCGGATGTGAAACAACGTTTGGTCGCCGATATGTCGTCCGATATTTTCTCCCGTCCGATCGATGTATCCAAATATGACATTATCTATGCCGGGGCACAGAAGAATCTGGCTCCTGCCGGTGTGACGTTGGCTATTGTTCGTGTGGATGCTTTGGGGCATGTGGAACGCCCGATCCCGACAATGTTGAACTATAAGACTCATGTGGACAAGGATTCCATGTTTAACACTCCTCCCGTGCTGCCGATCTATGCTGCGTTGCAGACATTGAAATGGTATAAGGAACAGGGCGGTGTTGCCGCTATGGAAAAGAAGGATATGGAAAATGCCGCTATCCTGTATGATGAAATCGATCGTAACAAGTTGTTCAGAGGGACTGTTGCAGCCGAAGACCGTTCTATCATGAATGTATGTTTCGTGATGAATGACGAGTATAAGGAACTGGAAGACGAATTCAGCAAATTTGCTGCGGCTGCCGGTATGGTCGGTATCAAGGGACACCGCTCTGTCGGTGGTTTCCGTGCCTCACTGTACAACGCAATGCCTAAGAGCAGCGTTGAAGCTTTGGTTGCATGTATGAAGGATTTTGAAAAACAGCATTGA
- a CDS encoding NAD(P)-dependent oxidoreductase, with product MAKILVATDKPFAAIAVKGIREVVEGAGDELILLEKYGEKAKLLEAVKDVDAIIIRSDVIDAEVLDAAKQLKIVVRAGAGYDNVDLAAATAHNVCVMNTPGQNSNAVAELAFGMMVMAVRNFYNGTSGTELKGKKLGIHAYGNVGRNVARIAKGFGMEIYAFDAFCPASAIEADGVKPVASPEELYATCDIVSLHIPATAETKNSINYALVGKMPKGGLLVNTARKEVINEAELIKLMEERADLKYVTDIMPVANEEFAAKFAGRYFSTPKKMGAQTAEANINAGIAAAKQIEGFLKEGCEKFRVNK from the coding sequence ATGGCAAAGATATTAGTAGCAACAGATAAACCTTTCGCAGCGATAGCTGTGAAAGGTATCCGCGAAGTAGTGGAAGGGGCAGGCGATGAACTGATCCTGTTGGAAAAATACGGTGAAAAGGCCAAACTGCTGGAGGCAGTCAAGGATGTGGATGCAATCATTATCCGCAGTGACGTGATCGATGCCGAAGTGCTGGATGCCGCCAAGCAGTTGAAGATAGTGGTTCGTGCCGGAGCCGGTTATGATAACGTCGACCTGGCTGCTGCGACAGCTCATAATGTTTGTGTGATGAATACACCGGGGCAGAACTCCAATGCCGTTGCCGAATTGGCTTTCGGAATGATGGTAATGGCTGTCCGCAACTTCTATAACGGAACATCGGGAACAGAATTGAAAGGAAAGAAACTGGGAATCCACGCATACGGCAACGTAGGCCGCAATGTGGCCCGTATCGCAAAAGGTTTCGGAATGGAAATCTATGCATTCGATGCTTTCTGTCCGGCTTCGGCCATTGAAGCGGATGGCGTGAAACCAGTCGCTTCACCGGAAGAACTCTATGCTACCTGCGATATCGTTTCTTTGCATATTCCCGCAACTGCCGAAACAAAGAACTCCATCAATTACGCTCTGGTCGGCAAGATGCCGAAAGGGGGCCTGTTGGTCAATACAGCCCGTAAGGAAGTGATCAACGAAGCCGAACTGATCAAGTTGATGGAAGAACGCGCAGACTTGAAATATGTAACCGACATCATGCCCGTAGCCAACGAAGAGTTTGCCGCCAAGTTTGCCGGTCGCTATTTCTCCACTCCTAAAAAGATGGGTGCACAGACTGCCGAAGCCAATATCAATGCCGGTATTGCCGCTGCCAAGCAGATCGAAGGCTTCCTGAAAGAAGGATGTGAAAAATTCAGAGTAAATAAATAG
- a CDS encoding DUF1015 domain-containing protein, with amino-acid sequence MARIKPFKGVRPPKDLIEQVASRPYDVLNSEEAREEAKGNEKSLYHIIKPEIDFPVGTDEHDPAVYLKAAANFRMFQEKGWLVQDKEECYYVYAQTMNGKTQYGLVVGAYVPDYMNGVIKKHELTRRDKEEDRMKHVRVNNANIEPVFFAYPDNAELDQIVAKYASRNPEYDFVAKDDGFGHTFWIIDEPADIVRITELFGEMPSLYIADGHHRSAAAALVGAEKARQNAAHKGDEEYNYFMAVCFPANQLTIIDYNRVVKDLNGLSEEEFLAKLEKNFVVEEKGADIYKPAALHNFSLYLAGKWYSLTAKQGTYNDNDPIGVLDVTISSNLILDEILGIKDLRSDKRIDFVGGIRGLGELQRRVDSGEMKVALALYPVTMKQLMDIADTGNIMPPKTTWFEPKLRSGLVIHKLE; translated from the coding sequence ATGGCACGAATTAAACCTTTCAAAGGAGTCCGTCCTCCTAAAGATTTGATCGAACAAGTGGCTTCCCGTCCTTACGATGTGTTGAACTCGGAAGAGGCACGCGAAGAAGCGAAGGGAAATGAAAAATCATTATATCATATCATCAAACCGGAGATCGACTTTCCGGTCGGGACGGATGAACACGATCCTGCCGTTTATCTGAAAGCTGCCGCCAATTTCCGGATGTTCCAGGAAAAGGGCTGGTTGGTGCAGGATAAGGAGGAATGTTACTATGTGTATGCCCAGACCATGAACGGCAAGACACAATACGGCTTGGTTGTCGGTGCGTATGTGCCCGATTATATGAATGGCGTTATCAAGAAGCATGAGTTGACACGGCGTGACAAGGAGGAGGACCGCATGAAGCATGTCCGGGTGAATAATGCCAATATCGAACCGGTGTTCTTTGCTTATCCCGACAATGCCGAACTGGACCAGATTGTCGCCAAATATGCATCCCGCAATCCGGAATATGACTTCGTCGCGAAAGACGACGGTTTCGGCCATACGTTCTGGATCATTGATGAACCGGCTGATATTGTCCGCATCACGGAACTGTTCGGCGAAATGCCTTCCCTGTATATTGCCGACGGCCATCACCGTTCCGCCGCCGCCGCCCTGGTCGGTGCGGAGAAAGCCAGACAGAATGCGGCTCATAAAGGGGACGAGGAGTATAACTACTTTATGGCTGTCTGTTTCCCGGCAAACCAGTTAACGATTATCGACTATAACCGTGTGGTGAAAGACTTGAACGGCTTGTCGGAAGAGGAATTTCTGGCTAAATTGGAAAAGAACTTCGTCGTGGAAGAAAAGGGCGCGGATATTTATAAACCGGCAGCTTTGCATAATTTCTCCCTCTATTTGGCAGGAAAATGGTATTCGTTGACAGCCAAGCAAGGCACATACAACGATAACGATCCGATCGGTGTCCTGGATGTGACGATCTCTTCCAACCTGATTTTAGATGAGATTCTGGGCATAAAAGATCTTCGTTCGGATAAACGCATCGATTTCGTAGGCGGTATCCGTGGGCTGGGAGAATTGCAGCGTCGTGTGGACAGTGGCGAGATGAAGGTCGCGTTGGCGCTTTATCCTGTCACCATGAAGCAATTGATGGATATTGCCGATACCGGTAATATCATGCCTCCCAAGACAACCTGGTTCGAACCGAAACTGCGTTCCGGTCTGGTTATCCATAAGCTCGAATAA
- a CDS encoding HAD family hydrolase, whose protein sequence is MKRIRNIVFDLGGVLIDLDHHQAVSRFEEIGVKDAKQLLDPYEQKGFFLELENGKIDVDTFCRKLCEHTGKQLSYDEIKYAWMGFIADVPQYKLDFLLELRKKYKVYLLSNTNPIVQSWARSEAFTPAGRPISAYFDKMYTSYEVGVTKPDAAIFDRMIENAPLIPAETLFVDDAKSNIEVGQGLGFHTYQPENGEDWREAVLNILAK, encoded by the coding sequence ATGAAAAGAATCAGAAACATAGTATTTGATCTGGGAGGCGTCTTGATCGACCTGGACCATCACCAGGCTGTAAGCCGATTTGAGGAAATAGGAGTGAAGGATGCAAAACAGTTGCTCGATCCTTATGAGCAGAAAGGCTTTTTCCTTGAACTGGAGAATGGAAAGATCGATGTTGATACTTTCTGCCGCAAGTTATGCGAGCATACCGGCAAGCAACTTTCTTATGATGAAATCAAATATGCCTGGATGGGTTTTATTGCCGATGTCCCGCAATACAAGTTGGATTTCCTGTTAGAGCTGCGAAAGAAATATAAGGTTTATTTGTTGAGCAATACGAATCCGATTGTCCAGTCGTGGGCGAGGAGCGAGGCGTTCACCCCCGCCGGTCGTCCTATATCCGCTTATTTCGACAAAATGTATACTTCCTATGAAGTTGGGGTGACGAAGCCGGATGCCGCCATCTTCGACCGGATGATAGAAAATGCCCCGCTTATTCCCGCTGAAACGCTGTTTGTCGACGATGCCAAATCGAATATAGAGGTTGGACAAGGGCTCGGTTTCCACACCTATCAGCCGGAAAACGGAGAGGATTGGCGGGAAGCTGTCCTGAATATACTGGCAAAGTAA
- the galE gene encoding UDP-glucose 4-epimerase GalE, protein MKQKILVAGGTGYIGSHTTVELQNAGYEVVIIDDLSNSNIEVLDGIERITGIRPEFIKLDLKDKEGTREALKAHPGIKGIILFAASKAVGESVQQPLKYYRNNVVTLVNLLELMPEFNIEGIVFSSSCTVYGQPDPENLPVTENAPIKPATSPYGNTKQINEEIIRDTIHAGAPFKSIILRYFNPIGAHPTAEIGELPNGVPQNLIPYLTQTAMGIRKELSVFGDDYDTPDGSCIRDYINVVDLAKAHVIAMDRMLGGKSLDNVEIFNLGTGNGVSVLELINTFEAATGVKVPHKIVGRREGDIEKVWANPERANKVLGWKATETLADTLASAWKWQERLRECGIM, encoded by the coding sequence ATGAAACAGAAGATTTTAGTAGCAGGTGGAACTGGTTACATCGGATCACACACCACAGTAGAACTGCAGAACGCAGGTTATGAAGTTGTCATCATCGATGACCTGTCTAACTCCAATATAGAAGTATTGGACGGTATCGAACGCATCACAGGCATCCGTCCTGAATTCATCAAGCTGGACTTGAAAGATAAGGAAGGAACCCGCGAAGCACTGAAAGCTCATCCGGGAATCAAAGGGATTATCCTGTTTGCCGCCAGCAAAGCAGTAGGCGAATCCGTACAGCAGCCGTTGAAATACTACCGCAACAACGTAGTGACACTGGTGAACCTGTTGGAACTGATGCCGGAATTCAATATCGAAGGCATTGTATTCTCTTCTTCCTGTACCGTTTACGGGCAGCCTGACCCTGAGAATCTGCCTGTAACCGAGAACGCTCCGATCAAACCGGCTACTTCTCCATACGGAAATACAAAACAGATCAACGAAGAGATCATCCGCGACACGATCCATGCCGGCGCTCCTTTCAAGAGCATCATCCTGCGTTACTTCAACCCGATCGGAGCACATCCGACAGCAGAGATCGGCGAATTGCCTAACGGCGTTCCTCAGAACCTGATCCCGTATCTGACACAGACTGCTATGGGTATCCGCAAAGAGCTGAGTGTATTCGGTGACGACTATGACACGCCTGACGGTTCCTGCATCCGCGACTACATCAATGTTGTCGACTTGGCTAAGGCTCACGTGATTGCCATGGACCGCATGTTGGGTGGCAAGTCTCTGGATAATGTGGAAATCTTCAACCTCGGAACCGGCAACGGCGTTTCCGTATTGGAACTGATCAACACATTCGAAGCTGCAACAGGCGTTAAAGTCCCGCACAAAATCGTAGGACGCCGCGAAGGTGACATCGAAAAGGTTTGGGCCAATCCCGAACGTGCCAATAAAGTTTTAGGCTGGAAAGCGACAGAAACACTGGCCGACACATTGGCTTCGGCCTGGAAATGGCAGGAAAGACTGCGCGAATGCGGTATCATGTAA
- the rsxA gene encoding electron transport complex subunit RsxA, with the protein MEYILIFIAAVFVNNVVLSQFLGICPFLGVSKKVDTAIGMGAAVAFVLTIATLVTFLVQKYVLDVFGLGFMQTISFILIIAALVQMVEIILKKVSPALYQALGVFLPLITTNCCVLGVAIQVIQKQYNLLESVVYAFSIAIGFALALIIFAGVREQLAMTNVPDGMKGTPIALITAGLLAMAFMGFSGIV; encoded by the coding sequence ATGGAATATATATTGATATTTATCGCCGCTGTATTCGTCAACAACGTTGTGTTGTCCCAATTCTTGGGTATATGTCCGTTCCTCGGCGTATCCAAGAAAGTGGATACAGCAATAGGCATGGGAGCAGCCGTTGCATTTGTGCTTACCATTGCGACACTCGTGACTTTCCTCGTACAAAAATATGTGCTGGATGTATTCGGCCTGGGCTTTATGCAGACCATCAGCTTCATCCTGATTATCGCAGCTCTGGTCCAAATGGTGGAAATCATCCTGAAGAAAGTTTCTCCTGCCCTCTATCAGGCATTGGGAGTGTTTCTTCCGCTGATCACGACAAACTGTTGTGTGTTGGGTGTCGCCATCCAGGTCATCCAGAAACAGTATAATTTATTAGAATCTGTAGTATATGCATTCTCTATTGCTATTGGATTTGCATTAGCTTTGATTATCTTTGCAGGTGTCAGAGAACAATTAGCAATGACAAATGTCCCCGATGGCATGAAAGGAACCCCGATCGCCCTAATCACAGCTGGTCTACTGGCTATGGCGTTTATGGGATTCTCGGGGATCGTTTAA
- a CDS encoding RnfABCDGE type electron transport complex subunit E — protein sequence MSNLKILMNGIITENPTFVLLLGMCPTLGTTSSAMNGMSMGLATMFVLICSNMVISALKNVIPDMVRIPGYIVVIATFVTVVQMCMEAFIPALYASLGLFIPLIVVNCIVLGRAEAFAAKNGVVASAFDGIGIGLGFTIALTLLGAIRELLGTGKLFNLTIMPEQFGSLIFVLAPGAFIALGFLIAIVNKLRKA from the coding sequence ATGAGTAATCTGAAAATATTGATGAACGGAATCATCACAGAGAACCCGACATTCGTATTGCTGTTAGGTATGTGTCCGACATTGGGAACGACCTCTTCAGCGATGAATGGTATGAGTATGGGACTTGCAACCATGTTCGTGTTGATCTGTTCCAACATGGTCATATCAGCATTGAAAAATGTAATCCCGGATATGGTCCGTATTCCCGGGTACATTGTCGTAATCGCCACCTTCGTAACGGTTGTGCAAATGTGCATGGAAGCATTTATTCCTGCCTTATACGCAAGTTTGGGATTGTTCATCCCGTTGATCGTCGTCAACTGTATCGTGTTGGGACGCGCCGAAGCTTTTGCCGCCAAGAACGGAGTCGTGGCCTCGGCTTTCGACGGAATCGGTATCGGTCTCGGCTTTACGATTGCCTTGACACTGTTAGGAGCTATCCGCGAATTGTTGGGGACGGGTAAACTGTTCAACCTGACAATCATGCCGGAACAGTTCGGCTCGCTGATTTTCGTGTTGGCTCCGGGTGCATTCATCGCACTGGGATTCCTGATAGCTATTGTTAATAAACTGCGTAAAGCATAA